One window of the Solanum stenotomum isolate F172 chromosome 11, ASM1918654v1, whole genome shotgun sequence genome contains the following:
- the LOC125844754 gene encoding 60S ribosomal protein L44 gives MVNVPKTKKTYCKSKECKKHTLHKVTQYKKGKDSLAAQGKRRYDRKQSGYGGQTKPVFHKKAKTTKKIVLRLQCQGCKHVSQHPIKRCKHFEIGGDKKGKGTSLF, from the exons ATG GTGAACGTTCCAAAAACTAAGAAGACATACTGTAAGTCGAAGGAGTGCAAAAAGCACACTCTGCATAAAGTTACACAGTACAAGAAAGGAAAAGATAGTCTTGCAGCTCAAGGGAAGCGTCGTTATGATCGCAAGCAGTCTGGATATGGTGGGCAGACAAAACCCGTCTTCCACAAGAAG GCCAAAACTACCAAGAAGATTGTGCTAAGGTTGCAATGCCAGGGATGCAAACATGTGTCCCAACACCCAATCAAG AGGTGTAAGCACTTTGAAATTGGTGGAGATAAGAAGGGAAAGGGAACTTCTCTCTTTTAA